A region from the Gallus gallus isolate bGalGal1 chromosome 25, bGalGal1.mat.broiler.GRCg7b, whole genome shotgun sequence genome encodes:
- the LOC121107551 gene encoding sperm-associated antigen 4 protein-like isoform X2, translating to MARGKARRARRPKASERSAASEAVGEARQRRVEEAAAMSQRLRVLLALWMAFSVQALASAGQLCRTWRDKATGMAGKLAAAAAGHKKMLFRLSIIVLLVTLAMVNVCVFKTCWAARRIWEDSTAQEIERLQQAASELRAQLDCYQTPDWALQSFGATIDTRRTSPIYELRSWFSRHCFWCSVNPPDTILQPGVSLGECWPMEGQQGQVVIRLRAKIRPSCVTLEHITPEMTPSGTASSAPRDVAVFGLDADSEEEVPLVSFTFDVGEGPTQTFLLKNNHSRAFRYIKVLVKSNWGHPRYTCLYRVQVHGKVVKTEDHRTAESLNG from the exons ATGGCAAGAGGAAAGGCTCGACGCGCCAGGCGCCCGAAGGCATCTGAGCGCTCCGCTGCGAGCGAGGCTGTTGGTGAGGCCCGTCAGCGCCGCGTagaagaggcagcagcaatGAGTCAAAG GCTCCGTGTGCTGCTGGCGTTGTGGATGGCATTTTCAGTACAAGCTCTTGCCTCCGCTGGCCAGCTTTGCAGAACGTGGCGTGACAAAGCCACGGGAATGGCAGgcaagctggctgctgctgctgcagggcacaaGAAGATGCTTTTCAGGCTGTCCATCATAGTGCTCCTGGTGACTTTGG CCATGGTGAATGTGTGTGTCTTCAAGACTTGCTGGGCAGCTAGGAGAATTTGGGAAGACAGCACGGCACAG GAGATCGAGAGACTCCAACAGGCAGCGTCTGAGCTGAGAGCGCAGCTGGACTGCTACCAGACACCTGACTGGGCGCTGCAAAGCTTTG GTGCCACCATCGACACGCGGAGAACTTCTCCTATTTACGAGCTGAGGAGCTGGTTTAGCAGACACTGCTTCTGGTGCTCTGTGAACCCTCCGGATACCATATTGCAG CCGGGTGTCTCCCTTGGAGAATGCTGGCCCATGGAAGGACAGCAGGGCCAGGTGGTCATCAGGCTGCGTGCCAAAATCCGGCCCTCTTGTGTCACTCTGGAGCACATCACCCCGGAGATGACTCCGAGcggcacagccagcagtgcccccAGGGATGTCGCTGTCTTT gGACTGGATGCGGACAGTGAAGAGGAGGTTCCCCTTGTGTCATTCACCTTTGATGTGGGGGAAGGGCCCACGCAGACCTTCTTGCTAAAG AATAATCATTCCAGAGCCTTTCGCTACATCAAGGTTCTGGTGAAGAGCAACTGGGGACACCCCCGTTACACCTGCCTTTACCGAGTGCAGGTGCACGGAAAGGTGGTGAAAACAGAAGACCATAGAACCGCAGAGTCATTGAATggctaa
- the LOC121107551 gene encoding sperm-associated antigen 4 protein-like isoform X1, giving the protein MARGKARRARRPKASERSAASEAVGEARQRRVEEAAAMSQRLRVLLALWMAFSVQALASAGQLCRTWRDKATGMAGKLAAAAAGHKKMLFRLSIIVLLVTLAMVNVCVFKTCWAARRIWEDSTAQEIERLQQAASELRAQLDCYQTPDWALQSFGEDTGRQALLPCASPRLRPLALISSPIITGATIDTRRTSPIYELRSWFSRHCFWCSVNPPDTILQPGVSLGECWPMEGQQGQVVIRLRAKIRPSCVTLEHITPEMTPSGTASSAPRDVAVFGLDADSEEEVPLVSFTFDVGEGPTQTFLLKNNHSRAFRYIKVLVKSNWGHPRYTCLYRVQVHGKVVKTEDHRTAESLNG; this is encoded by the exons ATGGCAAGAGGAAAGGCTCGACGCGCCAGGCGCCCGAAGGCATCTGAGCGCTCCGCTGCGAGCGAGGCTGTTGGTGAGGCCCGTCAGCGCCGCGTagaagaggcagcagcaatGAGTCAAAG GCTCCGTGTGCTGCTGGCGTTGTGGATGGCATTTTCAGTACAAGCTCTTGCCTCCGCTGGCCAGCTTTGCAGAACGTGGCGTGACAAAGCCACGGGAATGGCAGgcaagctggctgctgctgctgcagggcacaaGAAGATGCTTTTCAGGCTGTCCATCATAGTGCTCCTGGTGACTTTGG CCATGGTGAATGTGTGTGTCTTCAAGACTTGCTGGGCAGCTAGGAGAATTTGGGAAGACAGCACGGCACAG GAGATCGAGAGACTCCAACAGGCAGCGTCTGAGCTGAGAGCGCAGCTGGACTGCTACCAGACACCTGACTGGGCGCTGCAAAGCTTTGGTGAGGACACAGGCAGGCAAGCCCTGCTACCCTGTGCTTCTCCACGTCTGCGGCCTCTTGCACTCATCTCCTCCCCCATCATTACAGGTGCCACCATCGACACGCGGAGAACTTCTCCTATTTACGAGCTGAGGAGCTGGTTTAGCAGACACTGCTTCTGGTGCTCTGTGAACCCTCCGGATACCATATTGCAG CCGGGTGTCTCCCTTGGAGAATGCTGGCCCATGGAAGGACAGCAGGGCCAGGTGGTCATCAGGCTGCGTGCCAAAATCCGGCCCTCTTGTGTCACTCTGGAGCACATCACCCCGGAGATGACTCCGAGcggcacagccagcagtgcccccAGGGATGTCGCTGTCTTT gGACTGGATGCGGACAGTGAAGAGGAGGTTCCCCTTGTGTCATTCACCTTTGATGTGGGGGAAGGGCCCACGCAGACCTTCTTGCTAAAG AATAATCATTCCAGAGCCTTTCGCTACATCAAGGTTCTGGTGAAGAGCAACTGGGGACACCCCCGTTACACCTGCCTTTACCGAGTGCAGGTGCACGGAAAGGTGGTGAAAACAGAAGACCATAGAACCGCAGAGTCATTGAATggctaa